A stretch of Campylobacter concisus DNA encodes these proteins:
- a CDS encoding TerC/Alx family metal homeostasis membrane protein produces the protein MNALEIQTIIVFLIMASLAFGIDLFAHKHDEKILLKHAGIWSIFWIGVSVLFGIYLYFERGSEIASLYFAGYALEKSLSVDNLFVMMAIFSWFNIPEIYRHRVLYFGVIGAMIFRLIFVAVGTMLFAISPWMELIFAAIVAYSAVMMIKKDKCDEDIKDYSNHIAYRAVYRFFPVLPQLFGHSFFVKFSEISKQIPDSQKTTLNDQILRLKATWIATPLFLCLCVIELSDVIFAFDSVPAVIAVSKDPVIVYSAMIFAILGLRTLYFVLEALKNFLKYLEISVIVLLFFIATKLALNATAHIFHIGFEISAQISLFIILVILGVGVLASLVKK, from the coding sequence TTGAACGCATTAGAAATTCAAACAATTATAGTTTTTCTCATAATGGCATCACTTGCCTTTGGAATAGATCTTTTTGCTCATAAACATGATGAGAAAATTTTACTAAAACATGCTGGCATTTGGTCTATCTTTTGGATAGGAGTTTCAGTACTTTTTGGCATATATTTATATTTTGAGCGAGGCAGTGAAATAGCAAGTCTTTATTTTGCAGGATATGCGCTAGAAAAGTCGCTCTCAGTAGATAATCTTTTTGTGATGATGGCGATTTTTTCATGGTTTAATATACCTGAAATTTATCGCCACAGAGTGCTTTATTTTGGCGTTATAGGAGCTATGATATTTAGGCTCATCTTTGTAGCCGTAGGTACGATGCTTTTTGCCATCTCGCCTTGGATGGAGCTAATATTTGCAGCAATAGTCGCATATAGTGCTGTAATGATGATAAAAAAAGATAAGTGTGATGAGGATATAAAAGATTATTCAAACCACATAGCTTATAGGGCAGTTTATCGCTTCTTTCCGGTTTTACCACAGCTTTTTGGACATAGTTTTTTTGTTAAATTTAGCGAAATTTCTAAGCAAATTCCAGATAGTCAAAAAACTACTCTTAACGATCAAATTTTAAGGCTAAAAGCCACTTGGATAGCAACACCATTATTCTTGTGTCTTTGCGTGATTGAGCTAAGCGATGTGATATTTGCTTTTGATAGCGTTCCGGCTGTCATTGCTGTGAGTAAAGATCCTGTGATTGTTTATTCAGCGATGATATTTGCGATACTTGGGCTAAGAACGCTTTATTTTGTGCTTGAAGCACTCAAAAATTTTTTAAAGTATTTAGAAATTTCTGTGATCGTGCTTTTGTTTTTTATCGCAACAAAGCTGGCTTTAAATGCGACTGCTCATATCTTTCATATCGGTTTTGAAATTTCTGCACAAATTAGCCTTTTTATCATTCTAGTCATCCTTGGAGTTGGGGTGCTAGCAAGTTTGGTTAAAAAATAG
- a CDS encoding molybdopterin molybdotransferase MoeA has translation MKDFMSYADSLKILKDTINEWEKVEKVAITDALDRNIAYDVTAAENYPAKPVSAMDGYAFAFKDGLSELELITDLPAGSDKGLVIEGSKCVKTFTGSLMSEGTDTLVPVENVEVSGSKIIIKKSVPKGFAVREVGESYKKGEILIKKGTRLTYAEIALLAELGVFHVSVFIRPRVAILATGSEIKDLGEPLENPAQIHSSNHVGIAMQIRKMGAEPVLCEIVRDKAELVERAIINALKSADILVTTGGISMGDYDFVKGALNENFSLIIEGAAIKPGRHIRVAKSGDKYIFALPGFPYSAMVMCVLYVRVLINAWFGQEEPKITAIMDEDYKKRSPFLEFTAINLENREGKNFVNLNGKKLGSSAIVNNLTNKAALLMIPMDKEFLKKGEIVEVLMMPC, from the coding sequence ATGAAAGATTTTATGAGTTATGCAGATAGCCTAAAAATTCTAAAAGATACAATAAATGAGTGGGAAAAGGTCGAAAAAGTAGCCATCACGGACGCACTTGATAGAAATATCGCCTACGATGTGACAGCCGCTGAAAATTACCCAGCAAAGCCAGTTTCAGCGATGGACGGCTATGCTTTTGCCTTTAAAGACGGTCTAAGCGAGCTTGAGCTCATCACAGACCTGCCTGCTGGAAGCGACAAAGGACTAGTCATAGAGGGTAGTAAATGTGTAAAAACTTTCACTGGCTCACTAATGAGCGAAGGCACTGATACACTTGTACCGGTAGAAAATGTCGAAGTTAGCGGCTCAAAAATAATCATCAAAAAGAGCGTGCCAAAGGGTTTTGCCGTGCGCGAAGTAGGAGAAAGCTACAAAAAAGGTGAAATTTTGATCAAAAAAGGCACACGTCTAACCTACGCCGAGATAGCACTTCTTGCTGAGCTTGGTGTCTTTCACGTAAGCGTTTTTATACGCCCAAGAGTTGCGATACTAGCGACTGGCAGCGAGATAAAAGACCTTGGCGAGCCATTAGAAAATCCAGCACAAATTCACAGCTCAAATCACGTAGGTATCGCTATGCAGATACGCAAAATGGGCGCAGAGCCGGTCCTTTGCGAGATCGTAAGAGATAAGGCCGAGCTTGTCGAAAGAGCGATCATAAACGCACTAAAATCAGCTGATATATTAGTGACGACTGGTGGCATAAGTATGGGGGACTATGACTTTGTAAAAGGCGCTTTAAATGAAAATTTTAGCCTTATCATCGAAGGTGCTGCAATAAAACCAGGTCGTCACATCAGAGTGGCAAAGTCAGGCGATAAATATATCTTTGCGCTGCCTGGATTTCCGTACTCGGCAATGGTTATGTGTGTGCTTTATGTGAGGGTCCTAATAAATGCGTGGTTTGGTCAAGAAGAGCCAAAGATCACGGCGATAATGGATGAAGACTATAAAAAACGCTCACCATTTTTAGAATTTACAGCTATAAATTTAGAAAATCGTGAAGGAAAAAATTTTGTAAACCTAAATGGCAAAAAGCTTGGCAGTTCAGCGATCGTAAATAATTTAACAAACAAAGCCGCACTTTTAATGATCCCAATGGATAAAGAATTTCTCAAAAAAGGCGAGATAGTAGAAGTATTGATGATGCCTTGTTAA
- the yedE gene encoding YedE family putative selenium transporter, translating to MNKTVLYIIAGASLGILGPVLVYFGNPANMGVCAACFLRDSVGALGFHQAKVVQYLRPEILGLIIGGFLASMLWNRNFTPVSGSAAFSRFFLGVFAMIGCLIFLGCPWRAFLRLGGGDMTAIAGLVGLFAGVFVGRFFKKNGYVIPENDVTTKPVAFLPLIIAILLLIALVFGLKLGDNGALFSSEKGPGSQHANIFISLICAIVIGIFMQRSKFCSVGAISKVFERDLSMFYGIVSIIVFASITNLALGQYKFGFEAQPIAHNDVLWNFLGMSLAGLCFSLSYGCPGKHLVQMGAGNLSSAVFVLGMGAGAAISHNFILASSGAGITPYAPYAVAIGFIYAIYVGVFTKKA from the coding sequence ATGAATAAAACAGTGCTTTACATCATCGCAGGTGCAAGTCTTGGCATTCTTGGCCCAGTGCTTGTTTATTTTGGCAACCCAGCAAACATGGGCGTTTGTGCGGCTTGCTTTTTAAGGGATAGCGTAGGTGCTCTTGGCTTTCACCAAGCCAAGGTCGTGCAGTATCTAAGGCCAGAAATTTTAGGTCTTATCATCGGAGGCTTTCTAGCCAGTATGCTTTGGAATAGAAATTTCACTCCAGTATCAGGCAGTGCGGCATTTTCTAGATTCTTCTTAGGCGTGTTTGCTATGATTGGTTGCCTTATCTTTTTGGGTTGCCCATGGAGAGCGTTTTTGCGTCTTGGCGGAGGAGATATGACTGCTATTGCTGGTCTTGTCGGTCTATTTGCTGGAGTTTTTGTTGGACGATTTTTCAAGAAAAATGGTTACGTCATACCTGAAAATGATGTCACTACAAAACCAGTTGCGTTTTTGCCATTAATCATTGCTATTTTGCTTTTAATAGCCCTTGTCTTTGGCTTAAAGCTTGGCGATAATGGTGCTTTATTTAGCTCAGAAAAAGGCCCAGGCTCACAGCACGCAAATATCTTTATCTCACTTATTTGTGCCATTGTTATTGGCATTTTTATGCAAAGAAGTAAATTTTGCTCAGTTGGAGCGATTAGCAAAGTTTTTGAGCGCGATCTTTCAATGTTTTATGGCATTGTATCTATCATCGTTTTTGCTAGTATCACAAATTTAGCTCTTGGACAATATAAATTTGGCTTTGAAGCTCAACCTATCGCTCATAATGATGTTCTTTGGAATTTCCTTGGCATGAGCTTGGCTGGTCTTTGCTTTAGCCTAAGCTATGGCTGCCCAGGCAAACATTTAGTGCAAATGGGAGCTGGAAATTTAAGCTCAGCTGTATTTGTTTTAGGCATGGGAGCAGGCGCTGCGATAAGCCATAACTTCATACTTGCAAGCTCAGGAGCTGGCATCACTCCTTACGCTCCATATGCCGTAGCGATCGGCTTTATCTACGCTATTTATGTTGGAGTTTTTACTAAAAAAGCATAA
- a CDS encoding TonB-dependent receptor, which yields MKFSILASSLIFSSLWALDTNNSDYSVVLPTIEVEGISEQNTLKGYIAYDSADINRNGLSNKETPQTIENIDIQKNRNYGTNDLSSILEGNAGIDAGYDMRGESIKIRGFSVDGGDIYRDGVRDSGQIRRSTANVERVEILKGPASILYGRSDGGAVVNLVSKKANFMPVYKLSGRVGSWSRYGGGIDVNHVVNNQLAARLTTDMERGKSWREGVKYKNFMISPSVIVTNDGGTVSFEAQYTYDNAWRVPDRMPTKSVYDKLGIDYAKGFSHDGDFVEDKLHFFRTELNAELVKDMNLKWVFGYRKASQNFDHYFSGTIMPGNRLKQNYAKQQTDNDTLSNAITLTKELEFTRFKHNLTFGYDNSVETRHPRLWFDSAKNVTINPYASRSSWGSVGYIPLNTDNKHKAINNGVFLEDLISLDDKYRLLIGGRFDFYKFKTRNIADMTNSYKGHSFSPRVGLLWDFLPEHTAYASYSKSFAPYGGRGNIGISIGDTTMLDLKPQNNEQYEIGLKSTWADNRFSSNLAIFQIEHNNIRYRPDPINDPYTWAQRGKERSRGIELNILGKIYENLYLRSSLGYMRAIIASDKSNPLNERLSLNNTTNWQGNVFLRYAKNDKWYVESGVTGYSKRYSYRTSNGRVIDEHLPGFARFDASAGYNFNEHAQITLAINNILNKKYWRSDSRPGDERSFMLNMHYTF from the coding sequence ATGAAGTTTAGTATACTTGCTTCATCACTGATCTTTAGCTCGCTGTGGGCTTTAGATACAAATAACAGTGATTATTCAGTTGTTTTACCAACTATCGAGGTGGAAGGTATCTCGGAGCAAAATACCCTAAAAGGTTATATCGCGTATGATAGTGCGGATATCAATAGAAATGGGCTTAGTAACAAAGAGACGCCACAAACTATCGAAAATATAGATATACAAAAGAACAGAAACTACGGCACAAATGATCTTTCAAGTATCCTAGAAGGAAATGCTGGTATTGATGCAGGCTATGATATGAGAGGCGAGAGCATCAAGATAAGAGGCTTTAGTGTTGATGGTGGCGATATATATAGAGATGGCGTTAGAGACTCTGGTCAGATAAGACGCAGTACAGCAAATGTTGAGAGAGTTGAAATTTTAAAAGGGCCAGCTTCGATCTTGTATGGAAGAAGTGATGGCGGCGCAGTTGTAAATCTAGTTAGCAAGAAGGCAAATTTTATGCCTGTTTATAAGCTTTCAGGTAGGGTTGGTAGCTGGAGTAGATATGGCGGTGGTATAGATGTAAACCATGTAGTAAATAATCAACTAGCCGCAAGACTAACGACTGATATGGAACGTGGAAAGTCATGGAGAGAGGGCGTAAAATATAAAAATTTTATGATAAGTCCAAGCGTTATCGTGACAAATGATGGCGGAACGGTTAGTTTTGAGGCGCAATATACATATGATAATGCTTGGCGTGTACCTGATAGAATGCCAACAAAAAGTGTCTATGACAAGCTTGGTATCGACTATGCAAAGGGATTTTCTCATGATGGAGACTTTGTTGAAGATAAGCTTCATTTCTTTCGTACCGAGCTAAATGCAGAGTTAGTAAAGGACATGAATTTAAAATGGGTTTTTGGTTATAGAAAAGCTAGTCAAAATTTTGACCATTATTTTAGTGGTACCATCATGCCCGGAAATAGACTAAAGCAAAACTATGCTAAACAACAAACTGATAACGACACACTCTCAAATGCTATAACACTTACAAAAGAGCTTGAATTTACAAGATTTAAGCATAATCTTACTTTTGGATACGACAACAGCGTAGAAACTCGTCATCCAAGGCTTTGGTTTGATAGTGCAAAAAATGTAACTATAAATCCATATGCATCAAGATCAAGTTGGGGTAGTGTGGGCTACATACCACTTAATACTGATAATAAGCATAAAGCCATAAATAATGGAGTATTTCTCGAGGATCTAATAAGCTTAGACGACAAATATAGGCTACTTATTGGTGGAAGGTTTGACTTTTATAAGTTTAAAACAAGAAATATTGCAGATATGACAAATAGCTACAAAGGGCACTCTTTTAGTCCAAGAGTTGGCTTGCTGTGGGACTTTTTGCCAGAACATACCGCATACGCTTCATACTCAAAGAGCTTTGCTCCATACGGCGGCCGTGGAAATATAGGTATAAGTATAGGCGATACAACGATGCTTGATCTAAAACCGCAGAATAATGAGCAATATGAAATCGGCTTAAAAAGCACATGGGCTGATAATAGATTTAGCTCAAACTTAGCGATATTTCAGATCGAGCATAACAATATAAGATATAGACCAGATCCTATAAATGATCCATATACTTGGGCACAACGTGGTAAAGAGCGAAGTCGTGGTATAGAGTTAAATATCTTGGGTAAAATTTATGAAAATTTATATCTAAGAAGCTCTCTTGGATATATGAGAGCTATTATCGCAAGTGATAAATCAAATCCATTAAACGAAAGACTTAGTCTAAACAATACAACCAACTGGCAGGGCAATGTTTTTTTAAGATATGCTAAAAACGACAAATGGTATGTCGAAAGTGGCGTAACAGGATACTCTAAACGATATAGCTACCGCACAAGTAATGGTAGAGTCATAGACGAACATCTTCCTGGTTTTGCTAGATTTGATGCAAGTGCTGGATATAACTTTAACGAACATGCTCAAATAACACTAGCGATAAATAATATCTTAAATAAAAAATACTGGCGTTCTGATTCAAGACCTGGCGATGAGAGATCGTTTATGCTAAATATGCACTACACTTTTTAA
- a CDS encoding peptidylprolyl isomerase: protein MKKLLFLAAGMLSALNLYSAQMINGIAAIVENEPITLYEVYSLKEQLRASEQDALNLLIRDRLEDAQIKNLNISVTPFELNDRIESIAKQNGMTNSQFRSSIQAQGMDFLEFKNNIEKKMLQEKLYKSILAEAGKNVNEQKAKMYFDANPDKFKVFSAAKVVLYRAKNPEELEAQKTSPSLLNSVRTQELSLDYQSIDPRLAAIIAGTNNGEFTQILQGADSFDMFYVKEKIGSYTPSFADVKDNVINELYQGEQEKLMADYFDKLRAKAKIQILR, encoded by the coding sequence ATGAAAAAATTGCTCTTTTTGGCTGCTGGCATGCTAAGTGCTTTAAATTTATATTCGGCTCAGATGATAAACGGTATCGCAGCTATTGTAGAGAACGAACCAATCACGCTTTATGAAGTTTATAGCTTGAAAGAACAGCTAAGAGCTAGCGAACAAGATGCTTTAAATTTACTCATAAGAGATAGGCTCGAAGATGCTCAGATAAAAAATTTAAACATTAGTGTAACGCCATTTGAGCTAAACGATAGAATCGAATCGATCGCAAAGCAAAATGGCATGACAAATTCGCAGTTTAGAAGCTCTATCCAAGCTCAAGGCATGGACTTTTTGGAGTTTAAAAACAACATAGAAAAAAAGATGCTTCAAGAAAAGCTTTATAAAAGCATCTTGGCTGAAGCTGGTAAAAATGTAAATGAGCAAAAAGCAAAGATGTATTTTGATGCTAATCCTGATAAATTTAAGGTCTTTAGCGCTGCTAAAGTGGTCCTTTATAGGGCAAAGAATCCAGAAGAGCTAGAAGCTCAAAAAACAAGTCCATCACTACTTAACAGCGTACGAACACAAGAGCTTAGCCTAGACTATCAGAGCATAGATCCAAGACTAGCTGCCATCATAGCTGGTACAAATAATGGAGAATTTACCCAAATACTACAAGGCGCTGATAGTTTTGATATGTTTTATGTAAAGGAAAAAATAGGCTCATACACTCCAAGCTTTGCAGACGTTAAGGATAATGTTATAAACGAGCTTTATCAAGGTGAGCAAGAAAAACTTATGGCTGATTATTTTGATAAACTCCGCGCAAAAGCAAAGATTCAAATTTTAAGATAA
- the gltX gene encoding glutamate--tRNA ligase, producing the protein MIVTRFAPSPTGYLHIGGLRTALYNYLYARANNGKFLLRIEDTDLKRNSEEATQAIKEAFAWCKLDHDGEVTYQSKRFDLYKEYVKKLLEEGKAYKCYMSKDELEELRASQEARKERPKYDNRYRDFTGTPPAGIKPVIRIKAPLSGEIVIHDGIKGEVKFKVEDILDDFIIARSDGTPTYNFTVVIDDALMGVTDVIRGDDHLSNTPKQIVLYEALGFKVPKFYHVAMINGEDGKKLSKRHGATDVMEYKKMGYLPEALLNFLVRLGWSHGDDEIFTIEDMLKYFNPNDINKSSSTYNAQKLDWLNSHYIKTLPYERLAHDMLEFGVDFKALAKGELLLNSLRERSKTLIEMANSANAIINAPKSYDEKAWAKFINENSKEILAKFAQILDRDLDAKGYEELTNKFLEQNGLKLKDLAQALRIALTGSSVSPSIFEVLEVVGSSETKNRIQNLLKEEK; encoded by the coding sequence ATGATAGTTACTAGATTTGCTCCGTCGCCTACTGGATACCTACATATAGGCGGACTTAGGACAGCCCTTTATAATTATTTATATGCAAGAGCTAATAATGGAAAATTTTTACTTCGTATCGAAGATACTGACCTAAAACGAAACTCAGAAGAGGCCACGCAAGCCATAAAAGAGGCATTTGCTTGGTGTAAGCTTGATCACGACGGCGAAGTGACATATCAGTCAAAGAGGTTTGATCTTTACAAAGAGTATGTTAAAAAACTACTTGAAGAAGGCAAAGCATATAAATGCTATATGAGCAAGGATGAGCTTGAGGAGCTTAGAGCCAGCCAAGAGGCTAGAAAAGAGCGCCCAAAATATGATAATAGATATAGAGATTTTACTGGCACGCCTCCAGCTGGCATCAAGCCAGTCATCCGTATAAAAGCCCCGCTTAGCGGCGAGATCGTCATACACGATGGCATAAAGGGTGAGGTTAAATTTAAGGTTGAAGACATATTAGATGACTTCATCATCGCAAGAAGCGACGGTACACCGACCTATAACTTCACGGTCGTAATAGACGACGCACTAATGGGTGTAACGGACGTCATCCGCGGCGATGATCATCTCTCAAATACCCCAAAACAGATCGTTCTTTACGAGGCACTTGGCTTTAAGGTACCAAAATTTTATCACGTCGCTATGATAAACGGCGAGGATGGCAAAAAGCTTAGTAAAAGACATGGCGCGACTGACGTTATGGAGTATAAAAAGATGGGCTACTTGCCTGAAGCGCTCTTAAATTTTCTTGTTCGTCTTGGCTGGAGCCACGGCGATGATGAGATTTTTACTATTGAGGATATGCTTAAATACTTTAATCCAAACGATATCAACAAAAGCTCAAGCACCTACAACGCTCAAAAGCTTGACTGGCTAAATTCTCATTACATAAAGACTTTGCCTTATGAGAGACTAGCTCATGATATGCTTGAGTTTGGCGTAGATTTTAAGGCCTTGGCAAAGGGTGAGTTACTGTTAAATTCGCTCCGTGAGAGGTCAAAGACATTAATCGAGATGGCAAACAGCGCAAATGCGATCATCAACGCTCCAAAAAGCTACGATGAGAAAGCATGGGCTAAATTTATAAATGAAAATAGCAAAGAAATTTTGGCTAAATTTGCTCAAATTTTAGATCGTGACCTTGACGCAAAGGGCTATGAGGAGCTAACAAATAAATTTTTAGAGCAAAATGGCTTAAAACTAAAAGACTTAGCCCAGGCTCTAAGGATAGCGCTAACTGGCTCAAGCGTGAGTCCAAGCATATTTGAAGTGCTTGAAGTAGTGGGCAGTAGCGAGACGAAAAATAGAATACAAAATTTATTAAAGGAAGAAAAATGA
- a CDS encoding malic enzyme-like NAD(P)-binding protein, whose translation MTHVTKEEALNYHIGGKIEIKVKTPCETSRDLSMAYTPGVAEPCKEIEADNELAYKYTNKANLVAVITDGTAVLGLGDIGAIAGKPVMEGKSVLFKKFANVDAFDIELDEHDPDKIVEICKALAPTFGGINLEDIRAPKCFEIERKLQEAVDIPVMHDDQHGTAMITSAGMINAMEISGKDISKIKIVVSGAGAAGIACAKMYKALGAKHIVMIDSKGVIHSKRTDLTPEKVEFALETEDRTLADAMNGADMFLGLSKPGVLTKEMVASMNKEPIIFALANPVPEIYPEDVEAVRSDVMMGTGRSDYPNQVNNVLGFPFIFRGALDVRAKKITENMKMAAARALAQLAKEPVPAEVLKASGVSELKFGKEYIIPKPFDKRVLTAVAPAVAKAAVEDGVARVKDFDVEAYKAKLAKGF comes from the coding sequence ATGACACATGTAACTAAAGAAGAAGCACTAAACTACCACATAGGCGGTAAGATTGAGATAAAGGTAAAGACGCCCTGCGAGACATCAAGAGACCTTTCAATGGCCTATACGCCTGGCGTTGCAGAGCCTTGCAAAGAGATAGAAGCTGATAATGAACTAGCTTATAAATATACAAATAAAGCAAATCTGGTAGCCGTTATCACAGATGGCACAGCTGTTCTTGGGCTTGGCGACATCGGTGCTATCGCTGGCAAGCCAGTTATGGAAGGAAAGTCAGTCTTATTTAAAAAATTTGCAAACGTTGATGCCTTTGACATCGAGCTAGACGAGCATGATCCAGATAAGATCGTTGAGATTTGCAAGGCTCTTGCTCCGACATTTGGTGGTATAAATTTAGAAGATATCCGTGCTCCAAAGTGCTTTGAGATCGAGAGAAAGCTTCAAGAAGCAGTCGATATCCCAGTCATGCACGACGATCAGCACGGCACAGCGATGATAACAAGCGCTGGTATGATAAATGCGATGGAAATTTCTGGCAAAGATATATCTAAGATAAAAATCGTAGTTAGCGGCGCAGGTGCAGCTGGTATTGCATGCGCGAAGATGTATAAAGCGCTTGGTGCAAAACACATCGTGATGATAGATAGTAAAGGCGTAATTCACTCAAAAAGAACAGATCTAACGCCTGAAAAGGTAGAGTTCGCGCTTGAAACTGAGGACAGAACTCTAGCTGATGCGATGAATGGCGCTGATATGTTTTTAGGTCTTAGTAAGCCTGGTGTTCTTACAAAAGAGATGGTCGCATCTATGAATAAAGAGCCTATAATTTTTGCTCTTGCAAATCCAGTGCCTGAAATTTATCCAGAGGATGTTGAGGCTGTAAGAAGTGACGTTATGATGGGTACAGGCAGAAGCGACTATCCTAACCAAGTAAATAACGTTTTAGGCTTTCCATTCATCTTTAGAGGTGCGCTTGACGTTAGAGCTAAAAAGATCACTGAAAATATGAAAATGGCTGCGGCTAGAGCGCTTGCACAGCTTGCAAAAGAGCCAGTACCAGCTGAAGTTTTAAAAGCAAGTGGCGTTAGCGAGCTAAAATTTGGCAAAGAGTACATCATCCCAAAACCATTTGATAAACGCGTGCTAACAGCAGTCGCTCCAGCAGTTGCAAAAGCTGCTGTTGAAGATGGCGTAGCGAGAGTAAAAGATTTTGATGTTGAGGCTTACAAAGCCAAACTTGCAAAAGGATTTTAA
- the upp gene encoding uracil phosphoribosyltransferase, translating to MQNVKLISHPLIEHKLTILRDKNTQPFQFRMLVDEISYLMIFEATRNLKVKDVKVQTPVAVANAKRLTTKVMICPILRAALGMLDSVFTIIPDASVGFLGFQRNEETAQAEFFYAKLPKDAKERMAIIIDPMFATGGTAIDAVKFLREKGVKEIKFISIIAAPEGLKRFSKIYPDVEVYTASIDEKLNEKNYIVPGLGDAGDRVFNTL from the coding sequence ATGCAAAACGTGAAGCTCATCTCGCACCCACTGATCGAGCATAAATTAACCATTCTACGTGATAAAAATACCCAGCCTTTTCAGTTTCGCATGCTAGTTGATGAGATCAGCTACCTTATGATCTTTGAAGCGACTAGAAATTTAAAGGTAAAAGATGTCAAAGTCCAAACCCCAGTTGCGGTGGCAAATGCAAAGAGACTTACTACAAAAGTGATGATATGTCCTATTTTAAGGGCTGCTCTTGGTATGCTTGATAGTGTCTTTACTATCATCCCAGATGCGAGTGTGGGCTTTTTGGGTTTTCAGCGAAACGAAGAGACCGCTCAGGCTGAGTTTTTCTACGCAAAGCTTCCAAAAGACGCAAAAGAGCGCATGGCGATCATCATCGATCCTATGTTTGCGACTGGCGGCACGGCGATAGACGCGGTTAAGTTCTTGCGTGAAAAGGGCGTTAAAGAGATCAAATTTATCTCTATCATCGCCGCACCTGAGGGGTTAAAGAGATTTAGCAAAATTTACCCAGACGTCGAGGTCTATACGGCATCGATTGATGAGAAACTAAATGAGAAAAACTATATCGTTCCAGGTCTTGGTGATGCTGGCGATAGAGTTTTTAACACGCTTTAA
- a CDS encoding ribonuclease domain-containing protein — MNKRLLPALVAFIIAIIVGTFFFSNNGSEANKNAQILLEQLNKEGQKSQSLAENGSYTSKDEVALYIYKFNKLPKNFITKNEALDLGWDAKSGNLWQISGGKSIGGDRFSNREKRLPEADGRKWFECDVNYKGGRRGAERILYSNDGLIYYTPDHYEHFYLLYEKRMQ; from the coding sequence TTGAATAAAAGACTTTTGCCAGCCTTAGTCGCCTTTATCATTGCTATTATTGTTGGCACTTTTTTCTTTTCAAATAATGGTAGTGAAGCAAATAAAAACGCTCAAATTTTACTTGAGCAACTAAACAAAGAGGGACAAAAGAGCCAGAGTCTCGCAGAAAACGGCTCATACACCTCAAAAGATGAGGTCGCTCTTTATATCTATAAATTTAACAAGCTACCAAAGAATTTCATAACCAAAAATGAGGCACTTGATCTTGGCTGGGATGCAAAAAGTGGAAATTTATGGCAGATAAGCGGTGGCAAAAGTATCGGCGGAGATAGATTTTCAAACAGAGAAAAGAGGCTACCTGAAGCTGATGGCAGAAAGTGGTTTGAGTGCGACGTAAACTACAAAGGCGGCAGGCGCGGCGCTGAGAGAATTTTATATTCAAACGACGGGCTTATCTACTATACGCCCGATCACTACGAGCATTTTTACCTGCTTTATGAGAAGAGGATGCAATGA
- a CDS encoding barstar family protein encodes MKSVILDAKKMAEKEKMHEYFAKKFNLPEYYGKNLDALFDCLCEINEPTLIKLKNENALDNGMKESLTQLFRDVCNENEMVKFELVKDEK; translated from the coding sequence ATGAAAAGCGTGATCTTAGATGCCAAAAAGATGGCTGAAAAAGAGAAGATGCATGAGTATTTTGCTAAGAAATTTAACCTGCCAGAGTACTACGGCAAAAATTTAGACGCGCTCTTTGACTGCCTTTGCGAGATAAATGAGCCAACGCTTATAAAGCTAAAAAATGAAAATGCTTTGGATAATGGTATGAAAGAGAGCTTAACTCAGCTATTTCGCGACGTTTGCAACGAAAACGAGATGGTTAAATTTGAGCTTGTAAAAGATGAAAAATGA